In the genome of Acidobacteriota bacterium, one region contains:
- a CDS encoding S9 family peptidase, whose amino-acid sequence MIKTAYTSLALALLLILPAGAQAAASAQKELKPDYALAARFMPVEMKQLVFSTSVSPHWFTHSDRFWFSYKTTAGTSYYVVDPATKARRPLWDNARLAEQLTELTGVAYDAQHLGVEGPRMVNDDTQMRFYVEIRADAVLPGTPNYSQVLKAAQLAEAKAPSNGEAKALPKRKLYCLYTLATGKLQRLDHFAVPAQPLWANLSPNGDVILFARGNNLFLMGRASYEKALKNPADPSIEETQLTTDGVPGYSYAARLTPEVDAAVKKQDKGDAKNPKGMRVPALAMHWSQDGAKFAFIREDDRKVADLWVIHSLAKPRPELETYPYAMPGESNVPVPEIQIFTLATRQRVVVPEKDVPLVDPSIYLVDARPTSEERENAAERRAQIGQLHLGGDMTYGGSNSSRWIAPGHDKLYIIVGDRDFRSTDACVIDTASGKVTTLIQESANEWLDSAPPYGGRGDMWLVNHGQNIIWWSERDGWKHYYLYSNTGQLLHSITSGAWMSENVVGIDDATHTLYFMGNGRDKGLNPYYEHLYRVGFDGSGLTDLTSGDFTDTVEASDDAHDFIVNASRADAAPVSTLIDGRGTLLASLAHTDVSRLLAAGYQYPVRFKIKAADGITDIYGVMYRPFNLNPKHKYPIIEYVYPGPQTEGVSRSFRPTDPNLVLAQMGFIVIEVGNRGGSPHRDKWYDTFGYGNLRDYGLADKRQAVVEMAEQYPYIDASKAGMWGHSGGGFMTAAAMLQYPTFYTAGWSESGNHDNNNYNRAWSEKYDGVRERRDTAGAIKFIYTIEKNESLAANLKGHLMLTTGDMDNNVSMVNTMQLADALIHADKRFEMLVFPGMRHPYRPIADYVLVRRMDFFAHWLLGDSDTGADIILLQNEKQHSTGREFIE is encoded by the coding sequence ATGATAAAAACAGCATACACTTCGTTGGCGCTTGCGCTCCTCTTGATCCTGCCTGCGGGGGCACAGGCCGCTGCCTCTGCCCAAAAAGAGCTCAAGCCAGACTATGCCCTGGCGGCCCGTTTTATGCCGGTGGAGATGAAGCAGCTCGTCTTCTCGACTTCTGTGTCTCCGCACTGGTTCACTCACTCCGACCGGTTCTGGTTCAGCTACAAAACCACCGCGGGCACCAGCTACTACGTAGTGGACCCAGCCACGAAAGCCCGCAGACCGCTGTGGGACAATGCCAGGCTCGCCGAGCAACTGACCGAGCTGACGGGCGTCGCCTACGACGCACAGCATCTTGGCGTCGAGGGCCCACGGATGGTTAACGATGACACCCAAATGCGCTTTTACGTCGAAATCCGCGCGGATGCCGTCCTGCCAGGTACGCCGAATTATTCGCAGGTGTTGAAGGCCGCGCAGCTCGCCGAAGCGAAAGCGCCATCAAACGGCGAGGCGAAAGCGCTGCCCAAGCGCAAGCTCTATTGTCTCTACACCCTGGCGACCGGCAAGCTGCAGCGTCTCGACCACTTTGCCGTTCCCGCGCAGCCGCTATGGGCGAACCTCTCGCCCAATGGTGACGTGATCCTTTTCGCGCGCGGCAACAACCTGTTCCTGATGGGCAGGGCGAGCTACGAAAAGGCGCTGAAGAACCCGGCCGACCCGAGCATTGAGGAAACGCAGCTCACCACGGATGGCGTGCCGGGCTACAGCTACGCAGCGCGGCTCACACCGGAGGTCGACGCGGCGGTGAAGAAGCAGGACAAAGGCGACGCCAAGAACCCCAAGGGCATGCGCGTCCCGGCGCTGGCGATGCACTGGTCGCAGGACGGCGCCAAATTCGCCTTCATCCGCGAGGATGACCGCAAGGTTGCCGATCTCTGGGTGATTCACTCGCTGGCCAAGCCGCGGCCCGAACTGGAAACCTACCCCTACGCCATGCCAGGCGAGAGCAACGTGCCGGTGCCGGAAATTCAGATTTTTACGCTGGCCACGCGGCAGCGGGTGGTGGTTCCGGAAAAAGACGTGCCCCTGGTCGATCCGTCCATTTACCTCGTCGATGCGCGGCCCACGAGCGAAGAGCGGGAGAATGCCGCCGAGCGCCGCGCGCAAATCGGGCAGTTGCACCTGGGCGGTGACATGACCTACGGGGGCAGCAATAGCTCGCGCTGGATCGCTCCCGGCCACGACAAACTCTACATCATCGTGGGCGATCGTGACTTCCGTTCGACCGATGCCTGCGTGATTGATACCGCAAGCGGGAAGGTCACGACGCTGATTCAGGAAAGCGCGAATGAATGGCTGGATTCCGCGCCGCCGTACGGCGGCCGCGGCGACATGTGGCTGGTCAACCACGGGCAGAACATCATCTGGTGGTCCGAGAGGGACGGCTGGAAGCATTACTACCTCTACAGCAACACCGGCCAGCTTCTGCATTCGATTACCAGCGGGGCGTGGATGTCAGAAAACGTGGTTGGCATTGACGACGCCACGCACACGCTCTACTTCATGGGCAACGGGCGCGATAAAGGGCTGAACCCTTATTACGAGCATCTGTACCGCGTTGGCTTCGACGGCTCGGGCCTGACCGATCTCACGTCCGGCGACTTCACGGACACGGTCGAGGCCAGCGATGACGCCCATGACTTCATCGTGAACGCCTCGCGCGCCGATGCCGCTCCGGTCTCCACGCTCATTGATGGCCGCGGCACGCTGCTGGCCTCACTCGCCCACACCGACGTCAGCCGCCTCCTGGCCGCCGGTTATCAGTATCCGGTTCGCTTCAAGATCAAAGCCGCCGACGGCATTACCGACATTTACGGCGTGATGTATCGCCCCTTCAATTTGAACCCGAAGCACAAGTACCCGATTATCGAGTACGTCTATCCGGGTCCGCAGACCGAAGGGGTGAGCCGCAGCTTCCGCCCCACCGACCCCAACCTGGTGCTGGCGCAGATGGGCTTCATCGTGATCGAGGTCGGCAACCGCGGCGGCTCGCCGCACCGCGACAAGTGGTACGACACCTTCGGCTATGGCAATCTACGCGATTACGGTCTCGCCGACAAGCGCCAGGCGGTGGTGGAGATGGCGGAGCAGTACCCCTACATTGACGCCAGCAAGGCCGGCATGTGGGGACATTCGGGCGGCGGTTTCATGACCGCAGCGGCGATGTTGCAATACCCGACGTTTTACACTGCGGGCTGGTCGGAATCGGGCAATCACGACAACAACAACTACAACCGCGCCTGGAGCGAGAAGTACGACGGCGTGCGCGAGCGGCGGGATACTGCGGGCGCCATCAAGTTTATATACACCATCGAGAAGAATGAATCGCTCGCGGCCAACCTCAAAGGCCATCTCATGCTTACCACCGGCGACATGGACAACAACGTGTCCATGGTGAACACCATGCAGCTTGCCGACGCCCTGATTCATGCTGACAAGCGCTTCGAAATGCTGGTGTTTCCCGGCATGCGCCATCCCTACCGGCCGATTGCCGATTACGTCCTCGTCCGCCGCATGGACTTTTTTGCCCACTGGCTGCTCGGGGACTCAGATACCGGCGCCGACATCATATTGCTGCAAAACGAGAAGCAGCATAGCACCGGGCGGGAGTTTATCGAGTAG
- a CDS encoding response regulator, with protein sequence MARESTEARLLIVDDEPMVRDLLCSFLEDNGYVCESSASVDDALLHLQQGEVDLVISDLHMPGRTGLELLEAIGSKHPHTAFLMATAAPDTKTAVQAMRNGAADFLVKPLDLGQVLSTVRSTLARRAEADAATARQKQAESMLAERTKQLTVALQQMKMQSNETLRAVAMTLDVRAHDVAGHCLRVSRFALELAARMGYSQEELRRLEHASYLHDIGKLGIPDAILNKPGALTPEEQEVMRSHVQIGFDLVTQVPSLAEAAELVLAHQEHFDGSGYPRGLKGDDIPLDARIFAVADTLDAMTSDRPYRKALTWENAREEIAREAGKQFDPKVVEAFEQIAPTRWRQLQTGPDAVAAAVSGR encoded by the coding sequence ATGGCTAGGGAGAGTACAGAAGCGCGCCTGTTGATCGTAGACGACGAGCCCATGGTACGGGATCTGCTGTGTTCGTTTCTCGAGGACAACGGCTACGTGTGCGAAAGCAGCGCCAGCGTGGACGACGCTCTGCTGCATTTGCAGCAGGGCGAGGTCGATCTCGTGATCTCCGACCTGCACATGCCGGGCCGAACGGGCCTGGAGTTGCTGGAAGCGATCGGCAGCAAGCACCCCCACACGGCCTTTCTGATGGCCACAGCGGCGCCGGACACTAAAACTGCGGTGCAGGCCATGCGCAACGGGGCAGCCGATTTTCTGGTCAAACCGCTCGATCTGGGCCAAGTGCTGTCTACCGTTCGCTCGACCCTGGCGCGCCGGGCCGAAGCCGATGCCGCCACCGCACGCCAGAAGCAAGCCGAAAGCATGCTGGCCGAGCGTACCAAGCAGCTAACGGTCGCGTTGCAGCAGATGAAGATGCAGTCGAACGAAACCCTGCGGGCGGTCGCCATGACTCTGGATGTGCGCGCCCACGATGTGGCCGGCCATTGTCTGCGGGTGAGCCGGTTTGCACTCGAACTGGCGGCCCGGATGGGCTATTCGCAAGAGGAGCTGCGGCGGCTGGAGCACGCCTCCTATCTGCATGACATTGGCAAACTGGGCATCCCCGACGCAATTCTGAACAAGCCTGGCGCCCTGACGCCCGAGGAGCAGGAAGTCATGCGCAGCCATGTGCAGATTGGCTTCGACCTGGTCACTCAGGTGCCCTCGCTGGCAGAAGCCGCCGAGCTGGTGCTCGCCCATCAGGAGCATTTTGATGGCAGCGGCTATCCTCGCGGTCTGAAGGGCGACGACATTCCGCTGGACGCGCGCATTTTTGCTGTGGCGGATACGCTCGATGCCATGACGAGCGATCGGCCCTACCGCAAAGCCCTGACCTGGGAGAACGCCCGCGAGGAAATTGCACGCGAGGCGGGCAAGCAGTTTGACCCGAAGGTAGTCGAAGCGTTCGAGCAGATTGCGCCCACCCGTTGGCGGCAATTGCAGACCGGACCGGATGCAGTCGCAGCCGCAGTCAGTGGACGGTAG
- a CDS encoding MBL fold metallo-hydrolase, whose amino-acid sequence MPLRQITFPVGPLACNCTILGDDGSARAIVIDPGAEVNAIVSCLAEHEWKLEAILVTHAHIDHIGGAAELKRCTGAPVWLNPSDFELYGTLAAQAAWLGVPVPERTPIDFELRSSTRISLGGESLEILETPGHTQGSISLFLPSEGKLFAGDTLFAGSIGRTDLPGGDTVLLQHTLRQVILGLPDPTVVIPGHGPQTTIARERRTNPFLQG is encoded by the coding sequence ATGCCGCTGCGGCAGATCACCTTCCCGGTTGGTCCGCTCGCCTGCAATTGCACCATTCTCGGAGATGACGGCAGCGCGCGCGCCATCGTGATTGACCCCGGCGCCGAAGTGAATGCGATCGTGAGCTGTCTGGCGGAGCACGAGTGGAAGCTAGAGGCGATTCTCGTCACCCACGCCCATATCGATCACATTGGCGGCGCCGCGGAGCTCAAGCGCTGCACCGGCGCTCCCGTTTGGCTGAACCCGAGCGATTTTGAGCTGTATGGCACATTGGCGGCGCAAGCGGCATGGCTTGGGGTGCCGGTACCGGAGCGCACGCCTATCGATTTTGAGTTGCGCTCCAGCACGCGCATCTCGCTGGGCGGAGAATCGCTGGAGATCCTGGAAACCCCCGGTCATACGCAAGGCAGCATCAGCCTTTTTTTGCCGTCGGAAGGCAAGCTATTTGCCGGCGACACGCTCTTTGCCGGCTCCATCGGCCGCACTGACCTGCCCGGCGGCGACACGGTTCTGCTTCAGCATACGCTTCGGCAGGTCATCCTCGGTCTTCCCGATCCGACCGTCGTCATCCCCGGGCACGGGCCGCAAACCACCATCGCCCGGGAGCGCCGGACCAATCCCTTCCTGCAAGGTTGA
- the secG gene encoding preprotein translocase subunit SecG, producing the protein MNFLLTIFFVIISVMLIVVVMLQSGHAGDIASAFGGMGSQTAFGPRGAQTALGKATIVLAVLFLVTSITLAILSAGNKPNAKSILGAAPLPSSAPAQTHKPLPKK; encoded by the coding sequence ATGAACTTCCTGCTTACCATATTTTTCGTCATCATCTCGGTCATGCTGATCGTGGTGGTTATGCTGCAAAGCGGCCATGCCGGCGATATCGCCTCGGCCTTTGGCGGCATGGGCAGCCAGACGGCATTTGGCCCGCGCGGGGCGCAAACTGCCTTGGGCAAGGCGACCATCGTGCTGGCCGTGCTGTTTTTGGTCACCAGCATTACCCTGGCGATTCTGTCGGCGGGCAATAAGCCCAACGCCAAGTCGATCCTCGGAGCTGCGCCGCTTCCGTCCAGCGCGCCCGCGCAGACGCATAAGCCCTTGCCTAAGAAGTAG
- a CDS encoding triose-phosphate isomerase codes for MVANWKMHKTAAETGEFFARLRKLRDSNHDGGCFVIVAPAFPSLAAAAEAARPDGIAIAGQNLHWESEGAFTGEVSGAMLSAAGCTYVIVGHSERRLGCGETDEQVHKKVRAALAAQLTPIVCLGETPEQRASNEIELILRYQFERAFWGMSAEDLRRSVLAYEPVWAIGTGNTATPDIAEGTHRFLRRCAADIFGPEAAAGFTILYGGSVHPSNIRALLEQPDVDGALVGAASLAPESFAALVQAGNAAAARAAAAKS; via the coding sequence ATGGTCGCCAACTGGAAAATGCATAAAACTGCGGCGGAAACGGGCGAGTTCTTCGCTCGCCTGCGCAAGCTGCGTGATAGCAATCACGACGGCGGCTGTTTTGTGATCGTGGCGCCGGCGTTTCCGTCGCTGGCGGCTGCCGCCGAGGCTGCCCGGCCCGACGGCATCGCCATTGCCGGCCAGAATCTGCATTGGGAGTCCGAAGGCGCCTTTACGGGCGAAGTCTCCGGCGCCATGCTCAGCGCAGCCGGCTGCACCTATGTCATCGTCGGTCACTCCGAGCGCCGCCTCGGCTGTGGTGAAACCGATGAACAGGTCCATAAGAAAGTCCGCGCTGCCCTGGCTGCCCAACTCACCCCCATTGTCTGCCTGGGTGAGACGCCGGAGCAGCGCGCCAGCAACGAGATTGAGCTGATCCTGCGCTACCAGTTCGAGCGCGCCTTCTGGGGCATGTCCGCCGAAGACCTGCGGCGCAGCGTGCTGGCCTACGAGCCGGTCTGGGCGATAGGAACCGGCAACACCGCAACTCCCGACATTGCCGAGGGGACGCACCGCTTCCTGCGCCGCTGCGCTGCCGATATTTTCGGCCCCGAAGCCGCGGCCGGCTTTACCATCCTCTATGGTGGCAGCGTCCACCCCTCCAACATCCGCGCCCTGCTGGAGCAGCCCGACGTCGATGGCGCCCTGGTGGGCGCCGCCAGCCTCGCCCCCGAGTCGTTCGCTGCCCTCGTCCAGGCCGGCAACGCCGCCGCCGCCCGCGCCGCCGCGGCCAAATCCTAA
- a CDS encoding phosphoglycerate kinase — MAKLSVRQLAVEQRLVLTRVDFNVPLEGERVLDNSRIVATLPTLRLLMEREARIVLCSHMGRPKGKRDERYSLRPLVARLEHLLEHSVGFCPETVGPLAQEMAARLEPGNLLLLENLRFQPGEEANDDAFSRQLAALGEAYVDDAFGAAHRAHASIVGVTQYFPQAAAGLLMQSELDYLGRLLHADEHPYVVLLGGAKVSDKLPLIAHLAQRADRMLIGGGMAYTFLRALGQPTGDSLVQEDFVEPCRKLLADFPKGHFVLPIDHVLSSQEVVTTIPEHTKAMDIGPSTRAKFAEYIRPARLLFWNGPMGVFEQPPLDAGTIAVARAVADCHGITVAGGGDSIAALRQAGLKDALTHVSTGGGASLEFLAGDPLPGVEALTEV, encoded by the coding sequence ATGGCCAAGCTCTCGGTGAGGCAACTTGCAGTCGAGCAGCGACTGGTGCTCACGCGCGTGGATTTCAACGTGCCATTGGAAGGCGAACGCGTGCTCGACAACAGCCGCATCGTGGCCACGCTGCCGACGCTGCGGCTGCTGATGGAGCGTGAGGCACGCATCGTGCTCTGTTCGCACATGGGCCGGCCGAAGGGGAAGCGCGATGAGCGCTACAGTCTGCGGCCCCTGGTGGCGCGGCTGGAGCATCTGCTCGAACATAGCGTCGGCTTCTGTCCCGAAACGGTGGGACCGCTGGCGCAGGAAATGGCGGCGCGCCTGGAACCCGGCAATCTCCTATTACTTGAAAATCTGCGGTTTCAGCCCGGCGAGGAAGCCAACGATGACGCCTTTTCCCGCCAGCTTGCCGCCCTGGGTGAAGCCTACGTCGACGATGCCTTTGGTGCGGCGCATCGCGCCCATGCCTCCATCGTGGGTGTCACCCAATACTTTCCGCAGGCGGCGGCCGGACTGCTGATGCAGTCCGAGCTCGACTACCTCGGCCGCCTGCTTCATGCCGATGAGCATCCCTACGTCGTCCTGCTCGGCGGCGCGAAAGTCTCCGACAAGCTGCCGCTGATCGCGCATCTGGCCCAGCGTGCCGATCGCATGCTCATCGGCGGCGGTATGGCCTATACGTTTTTGCGGGCGCTCGGGCAGCCCACCGGCGACTCGCTGGTGCAGGAAGACTTCGTCGAGCCCTGCCGCAAGCTGCTCGCCGATTTTCCCAAGGGCCATTTTGTTCTCCCCATTGATCACGTTCTCTCCAGCCAAGAAGTCGTCACCACGATTCCGGAGCACACCAAGGCGATGGATATCGGTCCCAGTACCCGCGCGAAGTTTGCCGAATACATCCGGCCCGCCCGCCTGTTGTTCTGGAACGGCCCGATGGGCGTGTTTGAGCAGCCGCCGCTCGATGCCGGAACCATCGCCGTGGCGCGCGCCGTCGCCGATTGCCACGGCATCACCGTCGCCGGCGGCGGCGACTCCATTGCGGCGCTGCGCCAAGCCGGCCTGAAAGACGCACTCACCCATGTTTCCACCGGCGGCGGCGCCTCGCTGGAATTCCTGGCCGGCGATCCGCTTCCGGGAGTCGAAGCCCTCACCGAGGTTTAA
- the gap gene encoding type I glyceraldehyde-3-phosphate dehydrogenase → MPLRVGINGFGRIGRNFFRAAIGNPKFEIVALNDITAPAMLVHLLKYDSILGNLDARVEAGDNWLAVNGRRVPISAEPDPAKLDWSAHQAALVAECSGKFSNAEGAGKHLRGSVKKVVISAPAKGADVTLVPGVNDAAYDPAKHRIISNASCTTNCLAPVAKVLHDAFHIVSGSMTTVHSYTNDQRLLDLPHKDKRRARAAAINLIPTSTGAASALHLVIPDLQGKLDGFSLRVPTPDVSVVDLTVWVERAVTVEEVNAAFRAAAAAGPMQGILGYEEEELVSSDFKGDPRSAIFDSKLTRVIRGNCVKVVAWYDNEWGYSCRLRDLIARIAEEF, encoded by the coding sequence ATGCCCTTGCGTGTCGGCATCAATGGATTCGGTCGTATTGGCCGGAATTTCTTCCGGGCGGCGATCGGGAACCCAAAATTCGAAATCGTGGCGCTGAATGATATTACGGCGCCCGCCATGCTGGTGCATTTGCTCAAGTATGACTCCATCCTGGGCAATCTCGATGCCCGCGTGGAAGCCGGCGACAACTGGCTGGCCGTCAACGGGCGCCGGGTGCCGATCAGTGCCGAACCCGATCCGGCCAAGCTGGACTGGAGCGCCCATCAGGCCGCTCTCGTGGCGGAGTGCAGCGGCAAGTTCAGCAACGCCGAAGGCGCGGGGAAGCACCTGCGCGGCAGTGTGAAGAAAGTCGTCATTTCCGCTCCCGCCAAAGGCGCGGACGTGACGCTGGTGCCCGGGGTCAATGATGCCGCCTATGATCCGGCGAAGCATCGCATCATCTCGAATGCAAGCTGCACCACCAACTGTCTGGCGCCGGTGGCCAAGGTGCTGCACGATGCCTTTCATATCGTGTCGGGATCGATGACGACGGTGCATTCCTATACCAACGATCAGCGGCTGCTCGATTTGCCGCACAAGGACAAGCGCCGCGCCCGCGCTGCCGCCATCAATCTCATCCCGACCTCAACCGGCGCCGCATCGGCGCTGCATCTGGTGATCCCCGATCTTCAGGGCAAACTCGACGGCTTCTCGCTGCGTGTGCCCACCCCCGATGTTTCCGTCGTGGATCTGACCGTCTGGGTCGAACGTGCAGTCACCGTGGAGGAAGTCAACGCCGCCTTTCGTGCCGCTGCGGCGGCGGGCCCGATGCAGGGCATTCTGGGCTACGAAGAAGAGGAACTGGTATCGTCGGATTTCAAGGGCGACCCGCGCTCGGCGATTTTTGATTCCAAGTTAACCCGCGTCATTAGAGGCAATTGTGTCAAGGTGGTCGCCTGGTACGACAACGAGTGGGGCTATTCCTGCCGTCTACGGGATTTGATCGCCCGCATCGCGGAGGAATTCTAG
- a CDS encoding endonuclease III domain-containing protein: protein MPGAPNWAAYERAMRAHFAALDLDHWWPARSQFEMIAGALLVQNTNWANVQMALSSLSTAGKLSLAGVRSLSEAELGRLIRSAGTWRQKARRLRGFVLWLDRTHRGSLQQLFTQPTERARQQLLALEGIGEETADAILTFAGGRARFINDAYTRRIFARHGLTIDAARQTITEPRACRDWHALLVETAKRYCRKQMPDCAACPLGGLLP from the coding sequence ATGCCCGGAGCACCCAATTGGGCCGCCTACGAGCGCGCCATGCGCGCCCATTTCGCGGCACTCGATCTGGACCACTGGTGGCCGGCGCGGTCGCAGTTTGAAATGATTGCCGGCGCCCTGCTGGTTCAAAATACCAATTGGGCCAACGTACAGATGGCGCTGAGCTCACTGTCGACTGCAGGCAAGTTGTCGCTGGCTGGCGTGCGCAGCCTGAGCGAGGCGGAATTGGGCCGCTTGATTCGCAGCGCCGGCACCTGGCGGCAGAAGGCGCGGCGGTTGCGCGGGTTTGTGCTTTGGCTCGATCGCACGCACCGTGGGAGCCTGCAGCAGTTATTTACCCAACCCACCGAGCGAGCGCGGCAGCAATTGCTTGCGCTCGAAGGCATTGGCGAGGAAACCGCCGACGCCATCCTGACCTTTGCCGGCGGCCGTGCCCGCTTCATCAATGATGCCTATACCCGGCGCATTTTTGCGCGTCATGGACTGACCATCGATGCGGCTCGACAGACCATCACCGAACCGCGTGCCTGTCGCGACTGGCACGCCTTGCTGGTGGAGACCGCGAAGCGCTATTGCCGCAAGCAGATGCCCGATTGCGCGGCTTGCCCCCTGGGAGGATTGCTGCCGTGA
- a CDS encoding HAMP domain-containing protein has translation MSNAAPADPLQKRRWLPGTPRSRRVMAMAVALAVVLAVLFWPQAFNLHFQPSPAHAWQLFLVSALSFLCTVILALVLARQIVKLTAERRANVMGARFKTKLVIGALALSLTPVICMFGFTYGLINRTLDKWFSRPVETVRDDNGRTLALLTQFVSQNARSEAESIAYSPALTGSLSRQDWAGVAAVLARHQVTLQGGFAVIVGKTGELLESYQMPAGYHPPARAPGHVPIGIAGQGYMLAQAPLRGGLTVEVGMPIPAAITAQISQLAHDRDRYEQLAQERKSLRLIYTGYLALLTLAILFGATWMALYLSKQVTEPMGALAAATQEIARGNLAYRVSTPAAQSHDEIGLLVHSFNRMAADLETSRRYTEALLDNTPSAVMSLDQRYRIERVNPAVERLFGAQSAARQLEDFFDATSVRTLHHLLRKALRWPSASGQLDVTTHSGRQLTLAATVASIRPSGYVLVLEDLTDLLRMQKTAAWREVAQRIAHEIKNPLTPIALSAERIQRRLSDAAIVGECATTIETEVRSLQRLVDEFSTFARFPHAQPVDCDLNEVIGRALRSFDGRLDGMQIRTLLEDPLPKLRLDPEDMKRVFLNLIDNAAEAMRRSPYRQLTLATQRMDGIVEAVVADTGHGLPPGDKQRLFLPYYSTRERGSGLGLAIVQRIVEENGGTLRAEDNEPLGARFVIELPVEGSLS, from the coding sequence GTGAGCAACGCCGCGCCCGCCGATCCCCTGCAAAAGCGGCGCTGGTTGCCGGGCACGCCGCGATCGCGCCGGGTCATGGCCATGGCGGTGGCGTTGGCGGTTGTGCTCGCAGTTCTGTTTTGGCCGCAGGCGTTCAATTTGCACTTTCAGCCAAGCCCCGCCCATGCCTGGCAGTTATTTCTGGTGTCGGCGCTGAGTTTTCTCTGCACCGTCATCCTGGCGCTGGTGCTGGCGCGGCAAATCGTCAAGTTGACCGCCGAGCGGCGCGCCAACGTGATGGGCGCGCGCTTCAAGACCAAGCTGGTGATCGGCGCTCTGGCGTTGAGCCTGACGCCGGTGATTTGCATGTTTGGCTTCACCTATGGGCTGATCAACCGGACCTTGGACAAGTGGTTCAGCCGGCCGGTGGAAACGGTACGCGACGACAATGGCCGCACGCTGGCGCTATTGACGCAGTTTGTCAGCCAGAACGCCCGCAGCGAGGCGGAATCGATCGCCTACAGCCCGGCGCTGACCGGCTCGCTCAGCCGGCAGGATTGGGCGGGCGTGGCCGCGGTGCTGGCGCGGCATCAGGTGACGCTGCAGGGCGGGTTTGCCGTCATCGTCGGCAAAACGGGAGAACTGCTGGAGAGCTACCAGATGCCGGCCGGTTACCATCCACCGGCGCGCGCGCCCGGCCATGTTCCCATCGGCATCGCCGGGCAGGGTTACATGCTGGCACAGGCGCCGCTGCGCGGGGGCCTCACGGTGGAAGTCGGCATGCCCATCCCGGCCGCCATTACTGCACAAATTTCGCAACTGGCGCACGATCGCGATCGCTATGAACAACTGGCGCAGGAACGCAAGTCGCTACGGTTGATTTATACCGGCTATCTGGCCTTGCTGACGCTGGCGATCCTGTTCGGCGCGACCTGGATGGCGCTGTATCTCTCCAAGCAGGTCACCGAGCCGATGGGCGCGCTGGCGGCGGCGACCCAGGAGATTGCGCGCGGCAACCTGGCTTACCGCGTGAGCACGCCCGCGGCGCAGAGCCACGATGAAATCGGACTGCTGGTGCACTCCTTCAACCGCATGGCGGCTGATCTCGAGACCAGCCGGCGCTATACCGAAGCGCTCCTCGACAATACCCCCTCCGCCGTGATGTCGCTGGACCAACGCTACCGCATCGAGCGCGTCAATCCGGCCGTCGAGCGGCTGTTCGGCGCCCAGAGTGCGGCGCGGCAGCTGGAAGATTTTTTTGACGCCACCAGCGTGCGCACGCTGCACCATCTGCTGCGCAAAGCGCTGCGCTGGCCGTCGGCGAGCGGCCAACTCGACGTCACCACCCACAGTGGGCGGCAATTGACGCTGGCCGCAACCGTAGCGTCCATCCGCCCGAGCGGCTATGTGCTGGTGCTGGAGGATCTGACCGACCTGCTGCGCATGCAAAAGACCGCGGCCTGGCGCGAGGTGGCGCAGCGCATTGCCCATGAAATCAAGAATCCATTGACACCGATCGCGCTCAGTGCGGAGCGCATTCAGCGCCGGCTGTCGGACGCGGCCATCGTCGGCGAATGCGCCACCACGATCGAAACCGAAGTGCGCTCGCTGCAGCGGCTGGTCGATGAGTTCAGCACCTTCGCGCGCTTTCCCCATGCCCAGCCGGTTGACTGTGACCTGAACGAGGTGATCGGCCGCGCGCTGCGCAGCTTCGACGGCCGCCTGGACGGCATGCAAATCCGCACCTTGCTCGAAGATCCCCTGCCCAAGCTGCGGCTGGATCCGGAAGACATGAAACGCGTCTTTCTGAACCTCATCGACAATGCCGCCGAAGCCATGCGCCGCTCGCCTTACCGCCAGCTTACGCTGGCGACCCAGCGCATGGACGGCATTGTCGAAGCCGTGGTCGCCGACACCGGCCACGGTCTGCCGCCGGGCGACAAGCAGCGCCTGTTCCTGCCCTACTACTCGACGCGCGAGCGCGGTAGCGGCCTGGGCCTGGCGATTGTGCAGCGCATTGTCGAGGAAAACGGCGGCACCCTCCGCGCTGAAGACAACGAGCCGCTGGGCGCGCGCTTCGTCATCGAGCTCCCCGTGGAAGGCAGTTTATCCTAG